The Serratia rhizosphaerae genome has a segment encoding these proteins:
- a CDS encoding purine-cytosine permease family protein — MSEINRSETWKVESTGIDLVPEAEQTGKPIELFWVWSAANIGILGVVYGALIVGFGLSFLQSVLAALVGVASFALVGYTSFAGKRGRTSTLTLSRVIFGVKGNIAPTAFSWINLMGWEAVNVITGTLTLAALFQAMGLAESPLLTGVSLLLFGGLTIVVSLLGQNTVVWLQTWFSRIFGSMTLVVVLYIAFTTEWQRVLALPAGNWLTGFLPAVSIIAAGTGIGWAIAGADYSRYQSPKSSNKSIFAAVMGGACLPLMLLMFTGILLSVQLPDLASAANPIALIGSVLPSWMAIPYLLTATAGIVTIAVLSLYSASLNLLTIGVKVKQSLAVSFDALLVLAIALYVLFVSGDFMGPFIAFLVFCGVFLAAWEAIFILDYLRLRRHHGYDGNALYGLNGQNRGVRMVPLCCWFLGALSGLMVTKSGFIDGPLAKGLFADSSLGLFVSFLVSLIAYGLFLAAGGERK, encoded by the coding sequence ATGAGTGAAATAAACCGCAGTGAAACATGGAAAGTTGAAAGCACCGGCATCGATCTGGTGCCCGAGGCGGAGCAAACCGGTAAACCCATCGAGCTGTTCTGGGTATGGTCAGCGGCCAATATCGGCATCCTCGGCGTGGTTTACGGCGCCCTGATCGTCGGCTTCGGCCTGTCATTCCTGCAGTCTGTTCTCGCCGCACTGGTCGGCGTCGCCAGCTTTGCGCTGGTCGGCTATACCAGCTTCGCCGGCAAACGCGGCCGCACCTCGACGCTGACCCTGTCGCGGGTCATCTTCGGTGTAAAAGGCAATATCGCCCCCACCGCCTTCAGTTGGATCAACCTGATGGGCTGGGAGGCGGTGAACGTCATCACCGGCACGCTGACGCTGGCGGCGCTGTTCCAGGCAATGGGGCTGGCGGAAAGTCCGCTGCTGACCGGCGTCAGTCTGTTGCTGTTCGGCGGCCTGACCATCGTCGTCAGCCTGCTCGGGCAAAATACCGTAGTCTGGCTGCAGACCTGGTTCAGCCGCATCTTCGGCAGCATGACGCTGGTCGTGGTGCTGTATATCGCCTTTACCACCGAATGGCAGCGCGTGCTGGCGCTGCCCGCCGGCAACTGGCTGACCGGCTTCCTGCCGGCGGTATCGATTATCGCCGCCGGCACCGGCATCGGCTGGGCGATTGCCGGCGCGGACTATAGCCGCTATCAAAGCCCGAAAAGTTCCAATAAAAGCATCTTCGCCGCGGTGATGGGCGGCGCCTGTCTGCCGCTGATGCTGCTGATGTTTACCGGTATTCTGCTGTCGGTGCAGTTGCCCGACCTGGCCTCTGCGGCCAACCCGATCGCCCTGATTGGCTCGGTGCTGCCGAGCTGGATGGCCATCCCTTATCTGCTGACCGCCACCGCCGGCATCGTCACCATTGCGGTGCTGAGCCTCTACTCCGCCAGCCTTAACCTGCTGACCATCGGCGTTAAGGTTAAGCAATCGCTAGCGGTATCGTTCGATGCGCTGCTGGTGCTGGCGATCGCCCTCTATGTGCTGTTCGTGTCCGGCGATTTTATGGGGCCGTTTATCGCCTTCCTGGTGTTCTGCGGCGTCTTCCTTGCCGCCTGGGAAGCGATATTCATCCTCGACTATCTGCGCCTGCGTCGTCATCATGGTTACGACGGCAATGCGCTGTACGGCCTGAACGGCCAAAATCGCGGCGTGCGTATGGTACCGCTGTGCTGCTGGTTCCTCGGCGCCCTCAGCGGGCTGATGGTCACCAAAAGCGGCTTTATCGACGGGCCGCTGGCCAAAGGCCTGTTCGCGGATTCCAGCCTCGGGCTGTTTGTTTCCTTCCTGGTTAGCCTTATCGCCTACGGCCTGTTTTTGGCCGCGGGCGGAGAACGTAAGTAA
- a CDS encoding ADP-ribosylglycohydrolase family protein, with the protein MTIRKNPHLAILGALYGQAAGDAMGMPSELWPLRQVRDYFGWIDRFLPGPDENIAATGFIAGEYTDDTQQAVALMEALLAAHGKVEPERIAHHIMLWAERVDAFNKNILGPTSKAALNAIRAGQPISEINANGVTNGAAMRVAPLGCLLSTNDLGYFMDAVRLACSPTHKSDIAVAGAFAIAWSVSRAIDGDDWSAIKQALPSLVEQMQQQQITTFSPSLSRRILWALDVAERVRPLTDSDALAEIYHTVGAGMDTIESIPAALALVELADGDPTRCALLAANLGGDTDTIGAMATAVCGALRGIEAFPAQWIETLNQANQIDFQPYAAALGALRNQG; encoded by the coding sequence ATGACAATAAGAAAAAATCCCCACCTCGCCATCCTTGGCGCACTGTATGGTCAAGCCGCTGGCGATGCGATGGGGATGCCGTCGGAGCTGTGGCCGCTACGGCAGGTACGCGATTATTTTGGTTGGATCGATCGCTTCTTGCCTGGCCCGGACGAGAATATTGCCGCGACAGGTTTTATCGCCGGCGAATATACCGACGACACGCAGCAGGCAGTAGCGCTGATGGAGGCGCTACTCGCCGCTCACGGTAAGGTCGAACCCGAACGCATCGCCCACCACATCATGCTGTGGGCAGAACGGGTCGACGCCTTCAATAAAAACATTCTTGGCCCCACTTCCAAAGCCGCACTTAACGCCATCCGCGCCGGCCAGCCCATCTCGGAAATCAACGCCAACGGCGTAACCAACGGTGCCGCCATGCGCGTCGCGCCGCTGGGATGTCTGTTATCTACCAATGATTTAGGCTACTTTATGGATGCCGTGCGCCTGGCCTGTAGCCCGACGCATAAATCTGATATCGCCGTTGCCGGCGCCTTCGCTATTGCCTGGTCAGTCAGCCGTGCGATCGACGGCGACGACTGGAGCGCGATTAAACAGGCGCTGCCGTCATTGGTGGAACAGATGCAGCAACAGCAGATCACCACCTTCAGCCCGTCGCTGAGCCGCCGCATTCTGTGGGCGCTGGACGTGGCCGAACGCGTACGGCCGCTGACGGACAGCGATGCGCTGGCCGAGATCTACCACACCGTCGGCGCCGGCATGGATACCATTGAGTCCATTCCCGCCGCGCTGGCGCTGGTCGAATTAGCGGACGGCGATCCGACGCGCTGTGCGCTGCTGGCCGCCAACCTTGGCGGCGACACCGACACCATCGGCGCGATGGCGACGGCAGTTTGCGGCGCGCTGCGCGGCATTGAGGCATTTCCGGCGCAATGGATTGAAACACTGAACCAGGCGAATCAGATTGATTTTCAACCATATGCAGCGGCTCTGGGGGCGCTGCGCAACCAAGGGTAA
- a CDS encoding GntR family transcriptional regulator, which translates to MNDFSAWLRQQLVQAVAAPRYIQLATALEAAIKQRRLAAGDFLPPERVLAERLAVSRVTVSKALKLLEEKALISRQQGVGTRVAVYMDYSLSQEQGGFTAQITRSGSAASNLWLLRTRVTPPPEIAQALNLSEHEPVVKLRRLRLADGNPISLETTYIPLRFLPDPERLEHSLYALWQERGIVPEGKHFLLKAIACSDEVAGLLNVSCGAPLLLVTQTSRNAQGEVLEISEVQCRSDVYEFEVSS; encoded by the coding sequence ATGAATGACTTTAGCGCGTGGCTGCGCCAGCAGTTGGTTCAGGCCGTTGCGGCACCACGTTATATACAGTTGGCTACAGCGCTGGAGGCGGCGATTAAACAGCGCCGGCTGGCCGCCGGTGATTTTCTGCCGCCTGAGCGCGTGCTGGCCGAACGGTTGGCGGTGTCGCGGGTCACCGTCAGTAAGGCCCTGAAGCTGCTGGAAGAGAAGGCGCTGATTTCACGCCAACAGGGCGTGGGCACCCGGGTGGCGGTGTATATGGATTATTCGCTGTCGCAGGAGCAGGGGGGATTTACCGCCCAGATAACGCGCAGCGGCAGCGCCGCCAGTAACCTGTGGCTGCTGCGCACGCGCGTGACGCCGCCGCCGGAGATCGCGCAGGCGTTAAATCTGTCCGAGCATGAGCCGGTGGTGAAGCTGCGCCGCCTGCGCCTGGCGGACGGCAATCCGATTTCGTTGGAAACCACCTATATTCCGCTACGCTTTCTGCCCGATCCCGAGCGGCTGGAGCATTCGCTCTACGCGCTGTGGCAGGAGCGCGGCATCGTGCCGGAGGGCAAGCACTTTCTGTTGAAGGCGATCGCCTGCAGCGATGAAGTTGCCGGCTTGCTGAATGTGTCCTGCGGCGCGCCGCTGTTGCTCGTCACGCAGACCAGCCGCAATGCGCAGGGCGAAGTGCTGGAGATCAGTGAAGTTCAGTGCCGCAGCGACGTGTATGAGTTTGAAGTCAGCAGCTAG
- a CDS encoding YgiQ family radical SAM protein has translation MSTTSLIQPDRELFSYKRYWAECYGTAPFLPMSREEMDQLGWDSCDVIIISGDAYVDHPSFGMAIIGRMLEAQGFRVGIIAQPDWSNKEDFMRLGRPNLFFGITAGNMDSMINRYTADRKLRHDDAYTPGNVGGKRPDRATLVYTQRCKEAYKDVPIVLGGIEASLRRIAHYDYWSDTVRRSVLVDSKADMLIYGNGERPLVEVAHRLAAGEKIADIHDIRNTAVMRKAPLPGWSGVDSTRLDKPGRIEPIPNPYGEDLPCADGAQPEPEAKPVTVRAAKPKPWEKTYVLLPSFEKVKADKVLYAHASRILHHETNPGCARALMQKHGDRYVWINPPAIPLKTDEMDSVFALPYQRVPHPSYGEARIPAYDMIRFSVNIMRGCYGGCSFCSITEHEGRIIQSRSEDSIIREIEEIRDKVPGFTGVISDLGGPTANMYMLRCTNPRAEQTCRRASCVYPEICTYMDTNHEPTIKLYRRARELEGVKKILIASGVRYDLAVEDPRYIKELASHHVGGYLKIAPEHTETGPLSKMMKPGMGSYDRFKQLFDHYSKQAGKEQYLIPYFISSHPGTRDEDMVNLALWLKKNRFRLDQVQNFYPSPMANSTTMYYSGKNPLGKVGYKSEEVFIPRGDRQRRLHKALLRYHDPANWPLIRSALEEMGLKHLIGSRRDCLVPAPSIDEQREGKRLQRRARPALTRHSDIQRQRSPSNRPPRKAIRNGGAKGKA, from the coding sequence ATGAGCACCACCAGCCTGATCCAACCGGATCGTGAACTGTTTTCTTATAAGCGTTACTGGGCCGAATGTTACGGCACCGCGCCGTTTTTACCGATGTCGCGTGAAGAGATGGACCAATTGGGCTGGGACAGCTGCGACGTGATTATTATCAGCGGTGATGCTTACGTCGACCACCCCAGCTTCGGCATGGCGATTATCGGCCGTATGCTGGAAGCGCAGGGGTTTCGCGTCGGGATTATCGCCCAGCCGGACTGGAGCAATAAAGAGGACTTTATGCGCCTCGGCAGGCCGAACCTGTTTTTCGGCATCACCGCCGGCAATATGGATTCAATGATCAACCGCTATACCGCCGATCGTAAACTGCGCCACGACGATGCCTACACGCCGGGCAACGTCGGCGGCAAGCGTCCCGACCGCGCCACGCTGGTGTATACCCAGCGCTGTAAAGAGGCTTATAAGGACGTGCCGATCGTACTTGGCGGCATTGAGGCCAGCCTGCGCCGCATCGCCCATTATGATTACTGGTCGGATACCGTACGCCGCTCGGTGCTGGTGGACTCCAAGGCCGATATGCTGATCTACGGCAACGGTGAACGTCCGCTGGTGGAGGTGGCGCACCGCCTGGCCGCCGGCGAGAAGATCGCCGATATTCACGATATTCGCAACACTGCGGTGATGCGCAAGGCGCCGCTGCCGGGCTGGAGCGGGGTGGATTCCACCCGTCTGGATAAGCCGGGGCGCATTGAACCGATTCCCAACCCTTACGGTGAGGATCTGCCCTGTGCCGACGGCGCTCAGCCGGAGCCGGAAGCCAAGCCGGTCACCGTGCGTGCCGCCAAGCCGAAGCCGTGGGAAAAAACCTATGTGCTGCTGCCGTCCTTTGAAAAGGTGAAGGCGGATAAAGTTCTGTACGCCCATGCTTCGCGCATTTTGCACCATGAAACCAACCCGGGCTGCGCCCGCGCTCTGATGCAGAAGCACGGCGACCGCTACGTGTGGATCAACCCGCCGGCGATTCCGCTGAAAACCGACGAGATGGACAGCGTGTTCGCGCTGCCGTACCAGCGGGTGCCGCACCCGTCCTACGGCGAGGCGCGCATCCCGGCGTACGACATGATTCGCTTCTCGGTGAATATCATGCGCGGCTGCTACGGCGGCTGTTCGTTCTGCTCGATCACCGAGCACGAAGGGCGGATTATCCAGAGCCGTTCCGAAGATTCGATCATCCGTGAAATTGAGGAAATCCGTGACAAGGTGCCCGGCTTTACCGGCGTGATTTCCGATCTGGGCGGCCCGACCGCCAATATGTATATGCTGCGCTGCACCAACCCGCGCGCCGAACAGACCTGCCGCCGCGCCTCCTGCGTGTATCCGGAAATCTGCACCTATATGGATACCAACCATGAGCCGACCATCAAGCTGTACCGCCGCGCGCGCGAGCTGGAAGGGGTGAAGAAGATCCTGATCGCCTCCGGGGTGCGTTACGATCTGGCGGTGGAAGACCCGCGCTACATCAAAGAGCTGGCGAGCCATCACGTGGGCGGCTATCTGAAGATTGCGCCGGAACATACCGAAACCGGCCCGCTGTCGAAAATGATGAAGCCGGGCATGGGCAGCTACGACCGCTTCAAGCAGCTGTTCGATCATTACTCCAAGCAGGCCGGCAAAGAGCAGTACCTGATCCCGTATTTTATCTCCTCACATCCGGGCACGCGGGATGAGGACATGGTCAATCTGGCGCTGTGGCTGAAGAAAAACCGTTTCCGTCTCGACCAGGTGCAGAACTTCTATCCGTCGCCGATGGCGAACTCCACCACCATGTATTACAGCGGCAAGAATCCGCTGGGCAAAGTGGGCTATAAATCGGAAGAGGTCTTTATCCCGCGCGGCGATCGTCAGCGCCGTCTGCACAAGGCGCTGCTGCGCTACCACGATCCGGCCAACTGGCCGCTGATCCGCAGCGCGCTGGAAGAGATGGGGCTGAAGCACCTGATCGGCAGCCGCCGCGACTGCCTGGTGCCCGCGCCGAGCATTGACGAACAGCGCGAGGGCAAGCGTCTGCAGCGCCGCGCGCGTCCGGCGCTGACCAGGCACAGCGATATTCAGCGCCAGCGCTCACCGTCCAACAGGCCGCCGCGCAAGGCGATCCGTAACGGCGGCGCCAAAGGCAAGGCGTAA
- a CDS encoding transglycosylase SLT domain-containing protein: protein MKFSIAACTRLAIPLALLILAGCSSKHKSVSYDRHSFDSAIADAADEYDVDAKLIAAMIQVESGFNPEAVSRSNAVGLMQLKASTAGCDAYQFKGKSGCPDDDDLLDPETNIDLGAAYLASLQRQLRGIDNPVTLRYATEVAYVNGAGALLRTFSSNRRQAVSMINSLSPEAFWWHVRQHHPSAQAPRYLAKVEAAYARL from the coding sequence ATGAAATTTTCGATCGCCGCCTGTACGCGTCTGGCCATCCCGCTGGCGCTACTGATCCTCGCCGGCTGTTCCAGCAAGCACAAATCCGTCAGCTACGACCGCCACAGTTTTGATAGCGCCATCGCCGACGCCGCCGACGAGTACGACGTCGACGCCAAACTGATCGCCGCGATGATCCAGGTGGAGTCCGGCTTTAACCCGGAAGCGGTCAGCCGCTCCAATGCCGTCGGCCTGATGCAGCTGAAAGCCTCCACCGCCGGCTGCGACGCCTACCAGTTTAAAGGGAAAAGCGGCTGCCCGGACGATGACGACCTGCTCGACCCGGAGACCAATATCGATCTGGGCGCCGCCTACCTGGCTTCGCTGCAGCGGCAGCTGCGGGGGATTGATAACCCGGTGACGCTGCGCTACGCCACCGAAGTGGCCTACGTCAACGGCGCCGGCGCGCTGCTGCGCACCTTCTCCAGCAACCGCCGTCAGGCGGTCAGCATGATTAACAGCCTGTCTCCCGAGGCGTTCTGGTGGCACGTGCGCCAGCATCATCCGTCGGCGCAGGCGCCGCGCTATCTGGCGAAGGTGGAAGCGGCCTACGCCCGGCTGTAA
- the dkgA gene encoding 2,5-didehydrogluconate reductase DkgA, with product MTTQPIIKLHDGNLMPQLGLGVWQASIEETANAVTKALEVGYRSIDTAAIYKNEEGVGSALQSASLPRSELFITTKLWNDDQGDPQAALETSLKKLGLDYVDLYLIHWPRPSQDQYVDAWRSLIKLREQGLTKSIGVCNFNVPHLQRLQDETGVTPVINQIELHPLLQQRQLHAWNAMHNIATESWSPLAQGGEGVFDQTVIKHLAEKYEKTPAQIVVRWHLDNGLIVIPKSVTPSRIRENFAVFDFKLDKDELGQIAKLDISKRLGPDPATL from the coding sequence ATGACAACGCAACCCATCATCAAACTCCACGATGGTAATCTGATGCCGCAGTTGGGTCTCGGCGTTTGGCAGGCGAGCATTGAAGAGACAGCCAACGCCGTGACGAAAGCGCTGGAGGTTGGTTATCGCTCCATTGATACCGCTGCCATTTACAAAAACGAGGAAGGCGTCGGCAGTGCGCTGCAGTCAGCCTCGTTGCCGCGCAGTGAACTGTTTATCACCACCAAACTGTGGAACGACGATCAGGGCGATCCGCAGGCCGCGCTGGAAACCAGCCTGAAGAAGCTGGGGCTGGACTATGTCGACCTGTACCTGATCCACTGGCCGCGGCCGTCGCAGGATCAGTATGTCGACGCCTGGCGCAGCCTCATCAAACTGCGCGAGCAGGGCCTGACGAAAAGTATCGGCGTCTGTAACTTCAATGTGCCGCACCTGCAGCGCCTGCAGGATGAAACCGGCGTCACGCCGGTGATCAACCAGATCGAACTGCATCCGCTGCTGCAACAGCGCCAGCTGCACGCCTGGAACGCCATGCATAATATCGCCACCGAATCCTGGAGCCCGCTGGCGCAAGGCGGCGAAGGCGTGTTCGATCAGACGGTGATCAAACATCTGGCGGAGAAGTATGAAAAAACCCCGGCGCAGATCGTGGTGCGCTGGCACCTGGACAACGGTCTGATCGTCATTCCGAAATCGGTCACGCCGTCGCGCATCCGCGAAAACTTTGCGGTGTTCGACTTTAAGCTGGATAAGGACGAGCTGGGCCAGATTGCCAAACTGGATATCAGCAAACGTCTGGGGCCGGATCCCGCCACTCTGTAA
- the yqhD gene encoding alcohol dehydrogenase has product MQNFILHTPTKILFGKDQIAELGQQIPADARILITYGGGSVKKNGVLDQVHAALQGRSVTEFGGIEPNPTFETLMKAVEVVRAEKIDYLLAVGGGSVVDGTKFIAAAADYSASSDAWHIMQTVGSEITRAVPMGCVLTLPATGSESNSGAVITRKSSGDKQHFFSPLVQPQFAVLDPQVTYSLPPRQIANGVVDAFVHTLEQYLTYPVDGKVQDRFAEGLLLTLLEDGPRALAEPENYAVRANVMWSATMALNGLIGAGVPQDWATHMLGHELTAMHGLDHAQTLAIVLPSLLREKKAQKRDKLLQYAERVWGLRDGDDDQRIEAAIAATAEFFEKMGVPTRMADYQLDGSSIPALLEKLREHGMTALGEHQDITLDVSERIYQAAR; this is encoded by the coding sequence ATGCAAAACTTTATTCTCCACACCCCAACCAAAATTCTGTTCGGTAAAGATCAAATTGCCGAGCTGGGCCAACAAATCCCGGCCGACGCCCGTATTCTGATTACCTACGGCGGCGGCAGCGTGAAGAAAAACGGCGTCCTGGATCAGGTGCACGCCGCGCTGCAGGGGCGCAGCGTCACCGAGTTCGGCGGTATTGAGCCGAACCCGACCTTTGAAACGCTGATGAAAGCGGTCGAGGTCGTGCGCGCCGAGAAGATTGATTATCTGCTGGCGGTCGGCGGCGGTTCCGTAGTGGACGGCACCAAATTTATCGCCGCTGCGGCGGACTACAGCGCCTCGTCTGACGCCTGGCACATCATGCAGACCGTCGGCAGCGAAATTACCCGCGCGGTGCCGATGGGCTGCGTGCTGACCCTGCCGGCCACCGGCTCGGAATCCAACAGCGGCGCGGTGATTACCCGTAAAAGCAGCGGCGACAAACAGCACTTCTTCTCGCCGCTGGTACAGCCGCAGTTTGCCGTTCTGGACCCGCAGGTCACCTACTCGCTGCCGCCGCGGCAGATCGCCAACGGCGTGGTTGACGCCTTTGTCCACACGCTGGAGCAGTATCTGACCTACCCGGTTGACGGCAAAGTGCAGGACCGCTTCGCCGAAGGCCTGCTGCTGACGCTGCTGGAAGACGGCCCGCGCGCGCTGGCGGAACCGGAAAACTATGCGGTGCGCGCCAACGTGATGTGGAGCGCCACCATGGCGCTGAACGGTCTGATCGGCGCCGGCGTGCCGCAGGACTGGGCGACCCACATGCTCGGCCACGAGCTGACGGCGATGCACGGCCTGGATCACGCACAGACGCTGGCGATCGTCCTGCCGTCGCTGCTGCGGGAGAAAAAGGCGCAAAAACGCGACAAACTGCTGCAGTACGCCGAGCGTGTCTGGGGTCTGCGCGACGGCGATGACGACCAGCGCATCGAAGCCGCCATTGCCGCCACCGCCGAGTTCTTCGAAAAAATGGGCGTGCCGACCCGCATGGCCGACTACCAGCTTGACGGCAGCAGCATTCCCGCGCTGTTGGAAAAGCTGCGCGAACACGGCATGACCGCGCTGGGCGAGCATCAGGACATCACGCTTGACGTCAGCGAACGCATCTATCAGGCGGCGCGTTAA
- a CDS encoding NADPH-dependent oxidoreductase, with the protein MNQTIDLLTSHRSERSYLDQPIADEVLDSIIAAAHLAPTSVNSQQVSLVVTRDPAQRARIAEIAGGQAWIAKAPVFITVVLDMHKTRLGIAMGGQQQTAHQSIESLLSGSTDVGIALGALMTAARSHGLGIVPIGGIRRDPQALIELLQLPELTFPVAGLVIGHVDQGAQQKPRLPIDSFRHEERYQRENLPDAIKAYNQTLSDYWQQTGRADGDDWSRNTASYYQHIYFPNVLPAIQQQGFKLDK; encoded by the coding sequence ATGAACCAGACCATTGACCTGCTGACGTCGCATCGCAGCGAGCGCAGCTATCTCGACCAGCCGATCGCCGATGAGGTGCTCGACAGCATTATCGCCGCCGCCCATCTGGCGCCGACGTCGGTCAACTCCCAGCAGGTTTCGCTGGTTGTCACCCGCGACCCTGCCCAGCGTGCGCGCATCGCCGAGATTGCCGGCGGGCAGGCGTGGATCGCCAAAGCGCCGGTGTTTATCACCGTGGTGCTGGATATGCACAAAACCCGGCTGGGCATCGCCATGGGCGGCCAGCAGCAAACCGCGCACCAGAGCATTGAGAGCCTGCTCTCCGGCAGCACCGACGTCGGCATCGCGCTGGGCGCGCTGATGACCGCCGCCCGTTCGCACGGGCTGGGCATCGTGCCGATCGGCGGCATCCGCCGCGACCCTCAGGCGCTGATTGAACTGCTGCAGCTGCCGGAGCTGACCTTCCCGGTCGCCGGGCTGGTGATCGGCCATGTCGATCAGGGCGCACAGCAGAAACCGCGCCTGCCGATCGACAGTTTCCGCCATGAAGAACGCTATCAGCGCGAAAATCTGCCGGACGCCATCAAGGCCTATAACCAGACGCTGAGCGACTACTGGCAGCAGACCGGCCGCGCGGACGGCGACGACTGGAGCCGCAACACCGCCAGCTATTACCAGCATATCTATTTCCCGAATGTGCTTCCCGCCATTCAGCAACAAGGCTTTAAACTGGACAAATAA